A stretch of Clupea harengus unplaced genomic scaffold, Ch_v2.0.2, whole genome shotgun sequence DNA encodes these proteins:
- the prr18 gene encoding proline-rich protein 18: protein MPWSCLTSVFFSKLSVFSLLSLKMPFPPINLHQRISSPGKELFRKKTNLVPSQPLLGNKTKDEKDSDRDRLSTSWQLGRKPQQQLSRAPAPRSSANGETESRKSGVAVPRPLGNSCDSVPRSSSGESGTRRSHKYASRSSLGKEEGEEEIRFTLSLTPEAILVIQKRNLEKQMMAKQQKCCASGDFRHRRVFPSSKRTQGASKSTVPVAKLETPGDDIRTIVKISLLNDQYKYDDVEYEEEDGDVDETVMRKCKEWLKGVESAAAFGKIDRLSSLPHLKS from the coding sequence ATGCCTTGGAGCTGTTTGACgtccgtttttttttcaaagctatCTGTATTTTCACTGCTTTCTTTGAAAATGCCTTTTCCACCCATCAACCTCCATCAGCGGATTTCCTCTCCCGGGAAGGAACTCTTCAGGAAAAAGACAAACCTTGTGCCTAGTCAACCTTTGTTAGGAAACAAAACGAAGGATGAAAAAGACTCAGATCGAGATAGACTGTCCACGTCGTGGCAACTTGGCAGAAAGCCGCAGCAACAGTTGAGTAGGGCTCCCGCTCCCAGATCGTCTGCTAACGGAGAGACCGAGAGCAGGAAGTCCGGTGTGGCCGTGCCCAGACCACTGGGTAACTCCTGCGACAGCGTCCCGCGGTCTAGTTCCGGGGAGTCCGGCACGCGGAGGAGCCACAAGTACGCCTCGCGGAGTTCGCTCGGCaaggaggaaggggaagaggagattCGTTTCACTCTGAGTCTTACGCCAGAGGCGATCCTGGTCATTCAAAAGCGCAATTTAGAGAAACAGATGATGGCCAAGCAGCAGAAATGCTGTGCGTCGGGGGACTTCAGGCACAGACGGGTTTTCCCTTCTTCTAAGAGGACGCAGGGTGCCTCCAAAAGCACAGTGCCCGTCGCCAAACTAGAGACCCCTGGAGATGATATCAGAACGATTGTCAAGATATCCCTCCTGAACGACCAGTATAAATATGACGACGTCGAgtatgaggaggaggacggagaTGTGGATGAAACGGTTATGAGGAAATGTAAAGAATGGCTCAAAGGTGTAGAGAGTGCCGCTGCTTTTGGGAAAATAGACAGACTGTCATCCCTCCCCCATTTGAAAAGCTGA